A genomic region of Macaca mulatta isolate MMU2019108-1 chromosome 5, T2T-MMU8v2.0, whole genome shotgun sequence contains the following coding sequences:
- the CABS1 gene encoding calcium-binding and spermatid-specific protein 1, with protein sequence MAEDGLPKIYSHPPTESSKTPTAATIFFGADNAIPKSETTITSEGDHVTSVNEYVLESDFSTTTDNKLTPTKEKLRSEDDMGTDFIKSTTHLQKEITSLTGTANSITRDSITENFMTVKIGNISSPVTTVSLIDFSTDIAKEDILLDTIDTGDAEILITSEVSGTLKDSSAGVADTPAFPRIKDEADMNNYNSSIKSNVPADEAIQVTDSIIPEAEIPPAPEVNFTTIPDITALEEEKITKIDLSVLEDDTGAVATLTDSDEEKFITVFELTTSAEKDKDNQEDTLLTDEESPEGANIWMERETATEAETHSVLLTAVESRYDFVVPASIATNLVEDSSTEEELSETDRTETVPKITEPFSGTSSVLDTPDYKEDTSTTETDIFELLKEEPDEFMI encoded by the coding sequence ATGGCTGAAGATGGTTTGCCCAAAATTTATTCTCATCCTCCAACAGAAAGCAGTAAAACACCAACTGCGGCAACCATTTTCTTTGGGGCTGACAATGCTATTCCCAAATCAGAAACAACTATTACTTCAGAAGGAGATCACGTCACTTCAGTAAACGAATATGTGCTAGAAAGCGATTTTTCAACAACTACAGACAACAAACTGACGCCTACAAAGGAAAAACTCAGATCAGAAGATGATATGGGGACCGACTTTATTAAGTCAACAACTCACCTACAGAAAGAAATTACCTCTCTGACCGGCACTGCAAACTCCATCACAAGAGACTCTATTACTGAAAATTTCATGACCGTGAAAATTGGGAATATTTCATCACCAGTTACTACTGTTTCTTTAATAGATTTTTCCACTGACATAGCAAAAGAAGATATCCTCTTGGATACCATTGACACAGGAGATGCAGAGATCTTAATAACATCTGAAGTCTCTGGCACACTAAAGGACAGCAGTGCCGGTGTTGCTGACACTCCTGCCTTTCCACGTATAAAGGATGAAGCTGATATGAACAATTATAATTCCTCCATCAAATCCAATGTCCCTGCTGATGAGGCTATCCAGGTCACTGATTCCATTATTCCTGAGGCTGAAATCCCTCCTGCTCCTGAAGTAAACTTCACTACTATTCCAGATATAACTGCCcttgaagaagagaaaataaccaaaattGACCTAAGTGTTTTAGAAGATGACACCGGTGCTGTGGCTACACTAACTGACTCTGATGAGGAAAAGTTTATCACTGTGTTTGAACTCACTACCTCTGctgaaaaagataaagataacCAGGAAGATACTCTGCTAACTGATGAAGAATCTCCCGAGGGAGCCAATATTTGGATGGAGAGAGAGACTGCAACTGAAGCAGAGACCCAttctgttttgctcactgctgttGAATCCAGATATGACTTCGTTGTCCCTGCATCAATAGCTACAAACCTAGTGGAAGACTCATCTACAGAAGAAGAGTTGTCTGAAACTGATAGAACAGAGACTGTACCTAAGATCACTGAGCCATTTTCTGGAACTAGCTCTGTATTAGATACCCCAGACTATAAGGAAGACACCTCCACAACTGAGACGGATATCTTTGAACTACTGAAAGAAGAACCAGATGAGTTCATGATTTGA